The region CGCTGACGTCGCGGACACCCCGACAGTTGTTGACTCGCTCCTCGATCGCTTCTCTTCATTGGATACGATCGTAAGGATACTCGCCTATTGCCTCCGGTTTGGCAAACCCAGATCAAACTCGCTTAATAAGACGCTCCTCGTGGATCAAGTCGAATTCCATTCGACCTTGCTGCATCTGGTCAGGCTCGTTCAATCGCAGTGTTTCGCGGAGGACATCGCTCGCTTAAGACGCCACCAGTTTTGCTCTAAGCCTATCCGTCAACTCGCCCCCCTTCTGGATGAACGCGGACTCCTCAGGGTGGGCGGTCGGCTAACACACTCCGCAGTATCTTATGGGGTCAAGCACCCGGCGTTGCTGCCCGGAAAACATCGGCTCACCGAACTCGTGATAGAGCGCACCCACCGTTTGCACTTACATCCGGGTCGCCGAACGCTACACTACTTCTTGTCGCAGGAATTCTGGATTCTGGGAGCACATCAGGCCATCAGACGCTGTCTCTCGCGCTGCTACCGGTGTTTCAGAGCGAATTCACGCACCGCACAGCCGTACATGGCGGATCTGCCAGCGGACCGAGTGCGTCAGGCAAAACCGTTCTCGATCACCGGAGTTGACTACGCCGGGCCGTTCTCGGTCTACAATCGTCGTTCGCGCGGGGCGACCCCCTTCAAGGCCTACGTGTGCCTGTTTGTTTGTTTCACCACGAAAGCGGTCCACCTGGAGCTTGCCTTCTCGTTGACCACCGAATCGTTTCTGTCAGCTCTGAGGCGTTTCATGGCTAGGCGCGGCCGCTGCTCGCAACTCTATAGCGACTGCGAGACCAACTTTGTTGGGGCTCAACGAGAGCTCGCCAACCGCATGCAGGCCGcctcggagagagagaaaatccgGTGGACGTTCAATCCTCCCTCCCCGCCCCACTTCGGGGGCCTCTGGGAAGCGAGGGTCAAGACGATGAAGACCCATCTCAAACGCGTAATAGGATCGCAGATCCTCACCGTGGAGGAATTCGGCACCCTGATCGCGCAAATCGAGGCTATCCTAAACTCCAGGCCCTTGTGTCCTACGAGCTCCGATCCCAACGACCTCGAGGTGCTCTCGCCAGGGCACTTTCTCACCCTGGAACCGCTCGTCGCGGTTCCGTGTCCGGACCTGGAGCCAGTGCCGATGGGCAGGCTCGATCGATGGCAATTGGTGCAACATATGCACCAACATTTTTGGAGACGGTGGCATGAAGAGTATTTGCACACCCTCCAGCAGCGATCGAGGTGGCTAAAGTCAGCACCCGCGATACCGAAGGACACGTTGGTCCTCTTGAAGAGCGAGAATACCCCTCCATTGCAGTGGAAGCGGGGACGAATCGTGGAGTTGTGCCCGGGCCGTGACGGGGTTCCCCGGGTCGCCACGGTGAAGACGGCGGACGGCGTCCTCATTCGCCCTCTGGTGAAGCTGTGCCCCTTCCCGTTGGGCGATTCACCGGAGGGATCCATCGAGGCGTAGGGAAAATACGTCGTATTTTGGTGGGCGGTGTGTTTGGCGCATCGCCTATCCCCTTGTACATATCGTTGTAACTATTCGCGTGATACCTTATGTTGTTCTTATTACTTATGTTgttcttattattttcctttaatctTCATCAATGGATTATAGAACCGTCTCATTACTGTATTCGGCCGTATCATGGCCCATTATTTTAGCGAGACGTCGGTGGATCGCGATCAGCAAGTACAAGCGACTCACCAGTCGGTGCTGCCATCGCCATCCGCCGACGACCGCACTGCAAATCAGACATACTACTCGCTCGCGACACCTTCCAGGAGCGCGAGCCGGAAGAAAATTCTCGGCCAGACGTCGCATGGCACGGATCACTTGCCTCGTCGACGGCCGCTTACggctacacacacacacacacgcagaCAGTTATTCGCCAAATCGTCTCAAGAGACGCTCTCGATAACGTGGAGCCGCACGGTTTCGTTTGCCAGTCCACCGGGGAACTGACACCCCTGACAAAACAGTtacatttcattaaatttctttaaacatacaagaattaaagtaaaacacaacgtaaactgaaaaaaacgtaatttaaccttttaaacaaacaaaaatattgcaatttaattgcaaaaatatactttcataattatgtaaagacaatataattttccagTAACTAGCTGCTCTGAGAAACTGTTATTATGGGCTTTGTTATAACACAATCAGAATATTTTACCGGCCTTATTATGATATAATCTGCATTATAAAagcataaataatactttactacgttatttgatttatttaaaaaatattgattttttctaGTTTTGTCCAGCTAGATATGCATTTAATCCGACTGTGcgttataagaattttattgatagaactcttcgggggcgACCAAAACTTCCGTCAAAACtcctgaaaaaaattttttaattttaggggTGGCACTTTGAAAggctgtaaattttaaaatattggtcggagcgtttcggacccttatagttttcgatagaactcttcggggggccaccagaactccagcgagaactcccgatttcagaaaaaaaaattacccctcgggacttagaaaattttcgaggtgcgcactttgaagggctgtaacttttgaaatattggtcagATCGTTttggaccctaatagttttcgatagaactcttcagggggccaccagaactcccgcgagaactccggaaaaaaattttttaattttaaggtgcgcactttgaagggctgtaacttttgaaatattggtcggatcgtttcggaccctaatagttttcgatagatcTCTTCAGGGGGCCAACAAaactcccgcgagaactgccgatttccgaaaaaaaaaattacccctcgggacttagaaaattttcgagttgcgcactttgaagggctgtaacttttgaaatattggtcggatcgtttcggaccctaatagttttcgatagaactcttcggggggccaccagaactccagcgagaactccggaaaaaaattttttaattttagggtgcgcactttgaagggctgtaacttttgaaatattggtcggatcgtttcggaccctaatagttttcgatagaactcttcggggggccaacagaactcccgcgagaactgccgatttccgaaaaaaaaaattacccctcgggacttagaaaattttcgagGTGAGCTCTTTGAAAGgctgtaatttttgaaatattggtcggatcgtttcggaccctaatagttttcgatagaactcttcggggggccaCCAAAACTCCTGCAAAAActccgaaaaaaaattttttaattttagagtgcgcactttgaagggctgtaacttttgaaatattggttgGATCGTTTCGGaacataatagttttcgatagacctcttcggggggccaccagaactcccgcgagaactgccAATTTccggaaaaaaattacccctcgggacttaaaaaattttcgaggTGCGctctttgaagggctgtaacttttgaaatattggtcggatcgtttcggaccctaatagttttcaataaaactcttcggggggccacctgaactcccgcgagaactccggaaaaaaattttttaattttagggtGCGCACTTTGAAaagctgtaacttttgaaatattggttgGATCGTTTCGGaacataatagttttcgatagaactcttcggggggccaACAGAACTCCCGCGaaaactgccgatttccgaaaaaaaa is a window of Temnothorax longispinosus isolate EJ_2023e unplaced genomic scaffold, Tlon_JGU_v1 HiC_scaffold_110, whole genome shotgun sequence DNA encoding:
- the LOC139823480 gene encoding uncharacterized protein — its product is MQRGGFSRTKHRTVVLAVNNTKTAATRGNTSFVIRTRGRDDIRLPIEATILPRIAGQLPNSQVERGAWEHLEGLRLADPLYHQPGPVDILLGAESFASLLRDGRRVGRKGEPDAFNTVFGWVLVGAVSAQAPQSIHSFVTLESLDASLSRFWQLDEIPTAPPYSQEDRRCEELFARTTRRDPASGRFVVSYPFTKDNPCFVGTRELALKRFRALERRFKLDPDFKTNYVKFMQDYLDNGYMKPIGQPFPADGRVFYLPHHGVLKAITLPRFELCAAVSVSDLLEYVGSILRAKVVIDDAYAWSDSEVALAWIRSAPHRWKTFVCNRVARIQSNKDITRWGKVDTKCNPADCCSRRLFPRELVDHPIWWTGPAWLVDFEPTPETIPEADDFPEEEENSRAFVSVNADVADTPTVVDSLLDRFSSLDTIVRILAYCLRFGKPRSNSLNKTLLVDQVEFHSTLLHLVRLVQSQCFAEDIARLRRHQFCSKPIRQLAPLLDERGLLRVGGRLTHSAVSYGVKHPALLPGKHRLTELVIERTHRLHLHPGRRTLHYFLSQEFWILGAHQAIRRCLSRCYRCFRANSRTAQPYMADLPADRVRQAKPFSITGVDYAGPFSVYNRRSRGATPFKAYVCLFVCFTTKAVHLELAFSLTTESFLSALRRFMARRGRCSQLYSDCETNFVGAQRELANRMQAASEREKIRWTFNPPSPPHFGGLWEARVKTMKTHLKRVIGSQILTVEEFGTLIAQIEAILNSRPLCPTSSDPNDLEVLSPGHFLTLEPLVAVPCPDLEPVPMGRLDRWQLVQHMHQHFWRRWHEEYLHTLQQRSRWLKSAPAIPKDTLVLLKSENTPPLQWKRGRIVELCPGRDGVPRVATVKTADGVLIRPLVKLCPFPLGDSPEGSIEA